acatcAGCCGATTCATTCGTACTTTTGCTActggtgtctggtacagcagccaaACCCAATCAATTAAGTCCTGCAGAAACCCGAACCTTCCTAACacggccgtgagttgcctgcccttcacaaaccccgtctggtcttcccctatcaccttagggacacagtcctctatccttgaggccaatattctggccaacaatttggcatccacattcaatagggagattggcctaCATGACCCGCATTGCTCAGGGTCCTTTTCCCACTTCaggatcgaggcctgcgacattgttgggggaagggcaccccgctcccttgcctcattaaatgccctcaccagcagcgggcccagcatctcTGAGAACTTATTATAAAAtgccactgggtagccgtccggtcccggggccttacccgatgcctggcccccagcccctctactaATTTCTTCAattccaattggggctcccaacccctccaccagtccttcctccaccttcgggaacttcaactcactcagaaactgcctcatcccctctgccCCAGCTGGGGATTCCGGCTCATatagcctgctataaaactccttaaacacccaattcatccctgctgggtccaagaccgcgttcccacctctgtccttcactcttcccatctccctggccgcctcctttTTCCACAGCTCATGCGCTAGCATCGTACTGGcgttctcaccatactcatataccatccccctcgccttcctcagttgCTCAACTGCCTTCCCTGCAGATAACAGCTCAAACTCCATCTATTGCCTCTGCCGTTCCTTCAATAGCCTCTGCCGCTTCTTCAATAACCCCGCCTCTGGGGCctctgaatatctcctgtccacctggagtatttccccaaccaacctagccatctctgctcgctccaccttctccccatgggcCCGGATCAAGAttaactcccccctaaccactgccttcagcgcttcccaaaccattgctgccgagacttccccagcatcatttatttccaaatagttctgggtggactccctcacccgcccgcacaccccctcatccgctaacagtcccacatccaacctccattgtggatGCTGCCCTCTCTCCTTACTCGCCcataaatccacccaatgcggggcatggtccgacacagcaatcgccgaatactcggtttcAGCCACTCccgccagtaaagccctgctcagaataaaaaagtcaatccgggatatgctttgtgcacatgggagaaaaaaagaaaactccttcactcttaaccgtccgaacctccatgggtctacctctttccccccccccctcgcccccccaccatctgctccatgaacccctttagttccttcgctacTGCTGGCACCGTCCCTGTCCTtgacctcgaccggtccaaccttggatcaatgaccgtattgaagtcccccccccccccccaccaatgatcagcttgtgcgactctaggtccgggatctgtgcaccaccttaaactgaactaaactgagcctggcacatgatgaggaggtgttcatcctgcccagggcgtcggcccacagatcCTAGGTTCCACATCGTGCCAGTTTGGTGCATATATATTCGCAagtaccaccagcatcccctcaagcttcccactcaccaggGTGTACCTGCCCCCCCACATCCACCactattctccctgcctcaaatgccacctgttCATTGATCAGGATCGCTACCCCCCTAGCTTCagagtccagccctgaatgaaatacttggccgacccatcccttcctcaatctggtctgatctatagcactcaggtgtgtctcctgtaacattgccacgtccgccttcaatcccctcaaatgtgcgaacacacgagccctcttaaccggcccattcagctctCTAATGTTCCATGTGGTCAGCCTAGTCAGGAGGCTTCCCGCTCCCCCTTCCCCGCCaaccacccttcttaggccagcctccagctcgcgtccctcGCCTCCGAGGGCCCTCCCTTGAGCATCTACTGTCCTCGACCTCCCCTGTGTCTCCCAGCAACAGtttctcccctgtcagcagagcagctccccccgttcccccccccccgccccattattAGCAGCATCACAATCCCAACCCCCCTTAACAAACTTTCCACCTGCTCAGCCCCCACTgcacttctgtgagctagcccacccagctagcctggtaacccCGCCCATGGCAGCAGACATCCGATCCCCTATTGTTCTCTCTCCTCCGGCCCCCACTGCTCgaacatacatattcaaaacatcacAGTCCCCAATAAACACACAGTAGAAAAAATCCCTCCGCCATCCACCTACTGAAACAAAGTTAACTTACAAAACTGAGCAATGGCCTAAAAATCTTTTACAGAGAGCACTGCATATACAGATCAAAACTTTAACAGAATCGATACCGCAATACCCTTCCCCAAGCTTCAatgtcctcaaacccctgccagccttttgtctttgataaagtccatcgcttcttctggcgattcaaagtaaagttcctggccctcatacgtgacccacagacacgctgggtataacatcccaaacttcatccccttcttgaagagggccgattttaccCTATTGAATCCAGCtcgtcttttggccagttccgcgcccaggtcctggtaaatgcgcaactcacagttctcccacttgcagctccgtacctgcttggcccaccgcaaaatccgctccttgtccaggaaccggtgcattcgcacccgGATCGCCCTCAGCGGTTCATTCGCTcggggcttcctcgcaagcgctcgatGCGCCCTGTGCACTTCCAAGGGTCGAGAAAACGCCCCATCTCCCATCAGCTTTTCCAGCAAACTTGTCACAGATGCCCTTGcgtccgacccctcactgccctccgggaggccgacgATCACCAGGTTCTgtctccgggacctgttctccaggtcctcctgcaaccttttctgctggtccctcatcagccccacttCCGCCTCCAAAGCGGTTTAATGGTCCTCGTGCTcggccaccttctggatcgccagtccgTGGGCTTCCAGCCCCTGTTCCACCCAATCAATTGTTGCCTTAATCAGGTCTAACCCTGCCTTCAtgtgcttggcgaagctctcctgaatGAACTCCACCCGCTGTAccattgaccactgtgccaccaaaccgGGACCCTgcgcctccgccatgctttcccgtgctGCAGGTTCGACAGTCACCTTCGCTGCTCAACTAATTCTTCTTATACAACCACGTCTGGTCCACGGCTCCATATActggtgggggatttctcctcactgtctcactctccatgcCCCGATGTTTCTATTAGAACTCCAAAAAGAATCGTGAGAAAGGGTTCAAAAGGTCCGTCACAAgctactccatggctgccaccagaagtcaaaaggatgaaatttagagacagtttggtccggtgggctcgtggaagggagggaagcagcagaggcagctgatcggatttactcaatctcagtcacaaagaagctccacaagctcctcacacttcttgttggaggtgaggatggaagagacaggggagagcgagagtacttcaaaaggaactaacttgtgtcagagatattaaaaagtttcaatacACTGCGCAttaaacacaaatctaatttatttgactttcagTCAGATGATTagtccctgtaaatgggctggagtttgttatcagcagaaagagacccaaatgaacatggttcagtcctgaatgtgaggaacagtaaAATCGAATCACTttcgttacttgtggcctcgttggtgtctcagcacgtGGGATgacgtggtgaatcccttcccacactcagagcaggtgaatggcctctccccagtgtgagttcgctggtgtttCTCCAGGtcggatggctgagtgaatcctttcccacactcggagcaggcgaacggtctctccccagtgtgaactcgctggtgtctcagcaggtggaatGAAtgagtgtatcccttcccacacttggcgcagatgaacggtctctcctcagtgtgaattcgctggtgtgtctgcaggttggatgactgagtgaatcccttcccacacttggtgcagacgaatggctcctccccagtgtgaattcgctggtgtgtcagcaggtaggATGAGgttgtaaatcctttcccacacacagagcaggtgaatggcctctccccagtgtgaattcgctgatgtatagtgaggtgagatgatcgtctgaaTCCAGTCCCACAACGAGAGCAtgtaaacggtctctcatcagtgtgaacacgttgatggcgaatcagatgcccagaacttttatagcacttcccgcagtctggacattgaaatggtctctcatcagtgtgaactcgctggtgtatcttcaGAGACCATGATTCAGTGAatttcttcccacacttggagcaagtgaacggcctctccccagtgtgaactggctggtgtttctgcagggtcgCTAACTGAATAAATCccatcccacacttggagcagatgaatggcctctccccagtgtgaattcgctggtgtgtggacagagtggataaccgagtgaatcccttcccacacgtggagcaggtgaatggtctctctccagtgtgactgtgtcgatgagtttccagcttggatggggaagtgaatcctttcccacagtccgcacatttccacggtttctcctcagtgtgactgcatttgtgtcttgcgaggcctgatgatcgactgaatcctcgtccacacacacaacacgtgtacggtttctccccactaggaatgatgctttttccttccatgttcaaagtacgatgatattcaggatatgataaattgaggactctgtcagatcctgatgtgatgcttggtttgagtttccggactttgaagcctccccttcgaacaccctgtgaaactgattgaaaacagaaaatatggagtgagagagaacccacaaaaacacaaaggcaggttgtgaaattgagctgaatgaatctggtcatttgtggggccggcactgggaaaaagtggccatgaaaactgctggattgtcacaaaaacccaactgacctctgggaggagagagaaagaggtgaagagggattttgtacatctacaagacatattaagagagtagttggcaaatcaatttcgatcttgagcttcataaacagtaatattgacaccaaaactatgcttctggtggcagtgattggcactgctgccgaacagtgccagggacccgggttcaattccggccttagtgactgtgtgtgtggagtttgcactttctccccgtgtctgcgtgggtttccacctggtgctcagttttcctcccacagtccaaagaagcgcaagttaggtggattggccttgataaattgcccgttagtgtccagggatgtgcaggtttggtggggctatggggttacagggacagggtaggggtgtgggccaagggagggtgccctttcagagaatcagtgcagacttgatgagccgagtggccctcttctgcactgtaggaattctatggttctaattctattctatgaatctttaataaagctctggtcaccactcttcaggaagaatgtgaaggttcttgagaaggtgaagagatttaccagaatggttccagcaaaggaggttgaggggaaattgacgatattgagttctttctgccctcagtctggtcttaGTCAAACCCGGAGTCGGTTTCATAggtattaatttattttatttcaaatagcttgcaagctacaCGCACTCTGAtaacccaggacaccaacacagtCCCTGAGATTCTCAGAGCAAGTGAATAAAGGTAGCACAGCATCTGGTTTCATATACATTCatgtagcatcaagtttcacatacaagaccaAATAAGGCAACGGTGGCAAATGGAAAGCTCCCATAGGCTTTCCCCACATTCCTTAACCTAGCCTGAGACCCCTTTTCCCAGTATCCCCTGCAGCAAAGAAATGGTCCCagtggctgcccatccccctcttcatgctttgcgaaatcccagttacaggcaatccagactgctacccattttctccagcctaagctagagatgtttaaaagtccgctaacctaactccttattctactgcagtaagattttactcctaacttggcctaactacccatcatgcctttctgttcatttcctcaaAATTTGATTCAggtccacaagattatgccagatttccatagAATGGACAAAGAAACtcagtttccattcactgatcgtacaagctgtcaggacacagatttaaagttttgtgtGAAGCCTGCATTGAACGATACAAGTtcgtaaaatacagatggagggtgagaaggtaaaatcaaacactagtgtttgtgCTAAACAAAGGAGataacaatgggatgagagaagaactagctaaggtagactgggagcaaatactttatggtgaaacagttgaggaacagtgaagaaccttccaagcgatttttcacagtgctcagcaaaggtttatgctaacaaaaaggaaggacgttagaaagagggaaaattgaccgtggatatctaaggaaataagggagaatatcaaattgaaggaaaaagcatacaaagtggcaaagtttagtgggagactagaggactgggaaatctttagggagcaacagaaagctactaaaaaagctataaagaagagtaagatagattatgagagtaaacgtgctcagaatataaaaacagatagtaaaagtttctacaaatatataaaacaaaaaagagtggctaaggtaaatattggttctttagaggatgaggtgggagatttaataatgggacatgaggaaatggctgaggaattgaacacgttttttgggtcggtcttcacagtggaagacagaattaacatgccagtgactgatagaaatgaggctatgacaggtgaggaccttgagaggattgttatcactaaggaggtagtgatgggcaagctaatggggctaaaggtagacaagtctcctgaccctgatggaatgcatcccagagtgctaaaagagattgcATGGGAAATTGCAAATCCACTtgagataatttaccaaaattcactagactctggggtggtcccggcggattggaaattagcaaatgtgacaccactgtttgaaaaaggaagtaggcagaaagcgggtaattataggccagtgagcttaacttcggtagtagggaagatgctggaatctatcatcaaggaagaaatagcgaggcatctggatggaaattgtcccattgggcaggcgcagcatgggttcataaagggcaggccatgcctaactaatttagtggaattttttgagggcagtcccagtagataatggggagccaatggatgtggtatatctggatttccagaaagcctttgacaaggtgccacacaaaaggttgctgcataagataaagatgcatggcattaagggtaaagtagtagcatgggtacaggattggttaattaatagaaagcaaagagtggggattaatgggtatttctctggttggcaatcagtagcttgtggtgtccctcagggatcagtgttgggcccacaattgtccacaatttacacagatgatttggagttggggaccaagggcaatgtgtccaagtttgcagacgacactaagatgagtggtgaagcaaaaagtgcagaggataccggacgtctgcagagggatttggataggttaaatgaatgggctagggtctggcagatggaatacaatggtgacaaatgtgaggttatccattttggtcggaattacagcaaacgggattattatttaaatgataaaatattaaaacatgccgctgtgcagagagacctgggtgtgctggtgcatgagtcgcaaaaagttggtttacaggtgggtCCGGTGATTGAAaagtgaaaatctcttattgtcacaagtaggcttcaaatgaagttactgtgaaaagcccctcgtctccacattccggcgcctgttcggggaggctagtacgggaattgaaccgtgctgctggcctgctttaaaagccagcgatttagcccagtgagctaaaccagccccttaagaaggcaaatggaattttgtccttcattgctagaggaatggagtttaagactagggaggttatgctgcaattgtataaggtgttagtgaggccacatctggagtattgtgttcagttttggtctccttacctgagaaaggacatactggcactggagggtgtgcagaggagattcacaaggttaatcccagagctgaaggggttggattacgaggagaggttgagtagactgggactgtactcgttggaatttagaatgatgagggggatcttataaaaagatataaaattatgaagggaatacataggatagatgcgggcaggttgtttccactggcgggtgaaagcagaactagggggcacagcctcaaaataaggggaagtagatttaggactgagtttaggaggaacttcttcacccaaagggttgtaaatctatggaattccttgcccagtgaagcagttgaggctccttcattaaatgtttttaagataaagatagatagttttttgaagaataaagggattaagggttatggtgttcgggccggaaagtggagctgagtccacaaatgatcagccatgaatggcggagcaggctcgaggggctagatggcctacgcctgctcctagttcttatgttctgagggGTCTttccagggtggatgtggagaggatgttgcaaaataaggggtcacccatttcaaatggggataaggatttttttttctcgagggttgtaaaagagggggctgcacagtggttagcactgctgcaccacagcaccagggacccaggttcacgtCTGACCctgggtgacggtgtggagtttgcacattctccccgtgtctgtgtgcgtttcctccgggtgctccgcggagtttcctcacacagttcaaagatttgcaggttaggtgctaaattgcctcttcatctccaaggatgtgcacgttgggtgggatATGTGGATGGTGTaaggtggtattgggggggggggggttggaggattggtgctgacttgggctccttctgcactgcagggattctatgacttagAACTTCCATCCTTAAAATGTAGTGGAAgtcgagtccttgaatattttgaaggcagagatggatagattctcttTATTTGTAAATATGTTtagtaagaatttttcaacaaatttttcaaccatacaaacgctgcccccccccccccccaccccgtaacaaaaaaacgtcgcatagcaagacataaacatagcaaatcaacataatacaggactttgtacactggattcctcccgcacatattgactttcccaaaaGTTTATGTATTTTGTTGCTCAAGTGCCCCGAGGAGAAACccccttccccgtccacccttcatcccccccccccccccccccccgaaagagatgtccccccctccccgggttgctgctgctgctgaccgaacttaatctaacgctccgcgagatagtctaggaacggttgccactgcctggagaacccctgcacagaccctctcaaggcaaactttattctcgccaacttgataaaccctgccatatcatttatccaggcttccacactgggggcttcgcatctttccacactaa
This portion of the Scyliorhinus torazame isolate Kashiwa2021f chromosome 5, sScyTor2.1, whole genome shotgun sequence genome encodes:
- the LOC140417900 gene encoding LOW QUALITY PROTEIN: uncharacterized protein (The sequence of the model RefSeq protein was modified relative to this genomic sequence to represent the inferred CDS: deleted 2 bases in 1 codon), with product MEGKSIIPSGEKPYTCCVCGRGFSRSSGLARHKCSHTEEKPWKCADCGKGFTSPSKLETHRHSHTGERPFTCSTCGKGFTRLSTLSTHQRIHTGERPFICSKCGMGFIQLATLQKHQPVHTGERPFTCSKCGKKFTESWSLKIHQRVHTDERPFQCPDCGKCYKSSGHLIRHQRVHTDERPFTCSRCGTGFRRSSHLTIHQRIHTGERPFTCSVCGKGFTTSSYLLTHQRIHTGEEPFVCTKCGKGFTQSSNLQTHQRIHTEERPFICAKCGKGYTHSFHLLRHQRVHTGERPFACSECGKGFTQPSDLEKHQRTHTGERPFTCSECGKGFTTSSHVLRHQRGHNTGEKPYDCSHCGKSFRSLSNLTEHLRVHTGERPFHCSECGQRFTCSSHLILHKRVHTGERPCVGRDLLNWRPFLNTSVFTLTRKHSADWCEKSFSRAISLRDHQRIHTGEKPFTCAECGKGFALKSQLRSHKLVHTDERPFQCSDCEKSFKSRRDLTIHQRVHSREKPFTCPVCGRGFTRTSGCLRHQRVHM